The following are from one region of the Paraglaciecola sp. L1A13 genome:
- a CDS encoding DcaP family trimeric outer membrane transporter: MNIKHISLTSLAIACTTVPFTSTANPLEKTTFKFSGYIKADAMVSQYSDGTLSSGSIGRDFYIPSLTPSGGEKESAQFDAHIKQSRFRFTTNTLLSNNDKITGVLEFDFHTTPDGNERISNSYEPRIRHAFLKYNNWLIGQTWSTFQDVKTLPESLDFIGVTDGTIFARQTMLKYTSGAFEVSLENPETTVTPFGGSGRIVADDNSVPDLAARYTLNQSWGHVSIAGLVRQLAYEDKQDGNDIDTSEAGYGLSITSKIKFGEDDLRIMANIGSGLGRYIALNASNGAVLDANNKLDAIDVRGFTIAYRHLWDEKWRSTFSYAMFSADNDTDLTGLGVIKETYSARANILYSPAPELTFGAEYAYAEKTLESDVDGDMSRLQFSATYAF, from the coding sequence ATGAACATAAAACACATATCACTCACAAGCCTTGCAATCGCATGCACTACGGTGCCATTTACTTCAACTGCCAACCCACTCGAAAAAACGACGTTTAAATTCAGCGGTTATATCAAAGCAGACGCAATGGTAAGCCAATATAGCGACGGTACGTTAAGCTCTGGTAGTATCGGCCGAGATTTTTATATTCCTAGCTTGACGCCTAGCGGGGGCGAAAAAGAAAGTGCCCAATTTGACGCGCATATCAAGCAATCCCGTTTCCGCTTTACGACCAATACCCTACTCAGTAATAATGATAAAATTACCGGTGTACTAGAGTTCGACTTTCATACCACCCCGGATGGTAACGAACGTATCAGTAATTCTTATGAGCCACGTATCAGGCACGCGTTTTTGAAATATAATAATTGGTTGATAGGGCAAACTTGGTCGACCTTTCAAGATGTTAAAACCTTGCCCGAATCTTTGGATTTTATCGGCGTAACTGACGGCACTATATTTGCCCGACAAACCATGCTGAAATATACCTCAGGCGCTTTTGAGGTGTCCCTTGAAAATCCAGAAACTACGGTTACGCCCTTTGGCGGTAGTGGACGGATTGTTGCAGATGATAACTCAGTCCCTGATCTGGCTGCCCGCTATACACTGAATCAATCTTGGGGCCATGTATCTATAGCAGGCTTGGTACGTCAATTGGCCTATGAAGACAAGCAAGACGGAAATGATATTGATACTTCAGAGGCGGGTTACGGTTTAAGCATCACAAGTAAAATAAAATTTGGTGAAGACGATCTACGTATTATGGCTAATATCGGCAGTGGCTTGGGCCGTTATATCGCGCTTAACGCGTCCAACGGTGCAGTGTTAGATGCCAATAATAAACTTGATGCCATTGATGTTCGAGGCTTTACGATAGCCTATCGTCACTTGTGGGATGAAAAATGGCGCAGTACATTTAGTTATGCCATGTTCAGCGCCGATAACGATACCGATTTAACAGGGTTAGGTGTAATCAAAGAGACCTATAGCGCAAGAGCAAATATTCTTTACTCCCCTGCGCCAGAGCTGACCTTCGGAGCGGAATATGCCTATGCAGAAAAAACGCTCGAGTCAGATGTCGACGGTGATATGAGCCGTCTGCAATTTTCAGCTACATATGCGTTTTAA
- the acs gene encoding acetate--CoA ligase, whose protein sequence is MPQKIYPVPAHAKERTHLTPDGYERMYAQSVEHPEEFWAEQAKTLDWIKTPTKIKNTSFDAHHVSIKWFEDGELNVAYNCIDRHLAKRGHVTAFIWEGDDPHSHDIITYHRLHDEVGKIANGLRKLGVVKGDRVAIYMPMIPQAVYAMLACARIGAVHTVIFGGFSPNAIADRVNNCQAKVLITADEGLRAGKHIPLKVNVDTALAEHDCPSMEQVVVFQHTGNHVGWGKDDIWWHDLTDDCSPDCPPEVMNAEDPLFILYTSGSTGQPKGVVHTTGGYLLWASLTHKYVFDYHPGDVYWCAADVGWVTGHSYIVYGPLANGATSVMFEGVPTYPDVRRIGQIVDKHRVSVLYTAPTAIRALMAHGDFPTEGISGESLRLLGSVGEPINPEAWHWYYTTVGQSRCPVVDTWWQTETGAAMITPLPSVTPMKPGAASHPFFGVQPALVDGQGNELSGVAEGNLIIKDSWPGQARTVYGDHERFVQTYFTTYPGTYCTGDGARRDEDDYYWITGRVDDVLNVSGHRLGTAEIESALVSHHSVAEAAVVGYPHDLKGQGIYVYVMANEGVVVTEELTKELSNWVRKELSPIATPDLIQWSTGLPKTRSGKIMRRILRKIAANEYEQLGDTSTLADPSVVDTLIEQRLNR, encoded by the coding sequence ATGCCGCAAAAAATTTATCCTGTTCCTGCACACGCGAAAGAGCGCACTCATCTTACACCTGATGGCTATGAGCGTATGTACGCTCAATCAGTCGAACACCCTGAAGAGTTTTGGGCAGAGCAAGCCAAAACGCTTGATTGGATCAAAACTCCAACCAAGATTAAAAATACTTCGTTTGATGCGCATCATGTGAGTATCAAGTGGTTTGAAGATGGTGAACTAAATGTGGCATATAACTGTATTGACCGTCATTTAGCGAAACGAGGACACGTTACGGCCTTCATTTGGGAAGGGGACGATCCGCATTCTCACGATATTATTACCTATCATCGTTTACACGATGAAGTAGGCAAAATTGCTAATGGTTTGCGAAAGCTTGGTGTTGTCAAAGGAGATCGTGTCGCGATATATATGCCGATGATCCCGCAAGCTGTTTACGCCATGTTAGCCTGCGCACGAATTGGTGCGGTGCACACGGTTATTTTTGGTGGTTTTTCGCCAAATGCTATTGCCGATCGAGTTAATAATTGTCAGGCAAAAGTACTTATTACCGCTGATGAAGGCCTTAGAGCAGGAAAACACATTCCACTTAAAGTAAATGTTGATACCGCACTTGCTGAACACGATTGCCCGAGTATGGAGCAGGTGGTGGTATTTCAGCATACCGGTAACCACGTTGGTTGGGGCAAAGATGATATTTGGTGGCACGACCTTACTGATGATTGTTCACCTGATTGTCCACCTGAAGTAATGAATGCAGAAGACCCGCTGTTTATTCTGTATACGTCCGGTTCTACCGGACAGCCAAAAGGCGTAGTGCATACCACTGGTGGATATTTGCTGTGGGCATCACTGACACATAAATACGTTTTTGACTACCACCCTGGTGACGTTTATTGGTGTGCAGCTGATGTAGGATGGGTAACTGGTCACAGCTATATCGTCTATGGTCCGTTGGCTAATGGTGCCACAAGCGTCATGTTTGAAGGTGTACCGACTTATCCAGATGTACGCCGAATCGGTCAGATTGTTGATAAGCATAGAGTGAGCGTACTGTATACCGCACCAACAGCGATCCGTGCATTGATGGCTCATGGAGATTTCCCGACTGAAGGTATTAGTGGTGAGTCGTTACGTTTACTCGGTTCAGTGGGAGAACCTATTAACCCTGAAGCTTGGCATTGGTATTATACAACTGTGGGACAGTCCCGCTGCCCTGTAGTAGATACATGGTGGCAAACAGAAACTGGTGCGGCGATGATTACGCCGCTGCCAAGCGTAACACCTATGAAACCTGGCGCAGCGAGTCATCCGTTTTTTGGTGTGCAACCCGCTTTAGTTGACGGGCAGGGAAACGAACTTTCTGGGGTTGCCGAAGGCAATTTGATCATAAAAGACAGTTGGCCAGGTCAAGCGCGAACCGTTTACGGTGATCATGAGCGTTTCGTACAAACCTATTTTACAACTTATCCAGGCACTTACTGCACGGGTGATGGTGCTCGACGGGATGAAGATGATTACTACTGGATAACGGGCCGTGTTGATGACGTTCTCAATGTGTCAGGGCACCGCTTAGGAACTGCTGAAATTGAAAGTGCTTTGGTTTCACATCATTCTGTAGCTGAGGCAGCCGTCGTTGGATATCCACATGACTTAAAAGGTCAGGGTATATATGTATATGTTATGGCTAACGAAGGTGTTGTGGTAACTGAGGAGCTAACCAAAGAGTTATCCAATTGGGTGCGCAAAGAGCTTAGCCCAATCGCGACACCTGATTTAATTCAATGGTCAACAGGGCTGCCTAAAACACGCTCTGGAAAAATCATGCGTCGTATTTTGCGTAAAATTGCGGCTAATGAGTATGAGCAACTTGGAGACACATCAACGTTAGCTGACCCAAGTGTAGTTGACACCTTGATCGAACAGCGTTTAAATCGGTAG
- a CDS encoding sodium:solute symporter family protein: MDVQILTFIIVGASFALYIAIAIWARAGSTQEFYVAGGGVHPIANGMATAADWMSAASFISMAGLISFMGYDGAVYLLGWTGGYVLLALCLAPYLRKFGKFTVPDFIGDRYYSQTARTVAVICAIFVCFTYVAGQMRGVGVVFSRFLEVDIVTGVVIGMAIVFFYTVLGGMKGITYTQVAQYCVLIFAYLVPAVFISILATGHVLPQTGFGATLADGSGVYLLDKLDGLSTQLGFNEYTSGTKGTFDVFCITAALMVGTAGLPHVIVRFFTVPKVRDARKSAGWALLFIAILYTTAPSIAAFARVNMIETINGPSVSDQAGTGTPHSEAPSWITSWEKTGLISWDDKNQDGNMFYSGDERNEMHVDRDIIVMANPEIANLPAWVIALVAAGGIAAALSTSAGLLLVISTSVSHDLLKRNLMPNISDKKELFYARLAAGVAIVIAGYFGVNPPGFVAQVVAFAFGLAASSFFPAIILGIFMKRMNDKGAISGMLAGIGFTAAYIIYFKFVNPAANVSENWWFGVSPEGIGAIGMLVNFAVALLVFKMTKEAPQEIQQLVEDIRYPKGAGEATAH, encoded by the coding sequence ATGGATGTTCAAATATTAACTTTTATTATCGTAGGCGCTTCATTTGCCTTGTATATAGCGATTGCTATATGGGCTAGAGCAGGTTCAACGCAGGAGTTTTATGTCGCAGGTGGCGGCGTTCACCCTATAGCAAATGGTATGGCAACCGCTGCGGATTGGATGTCGGCTGCATCATTTATTTCAATGGCTGGGCTTATTTCATTTATGGGATATGACGGCGCCGTTTACTTACTTGGCTGGACCGGCGGATACGTTTTACTCGCATTATGCCTTGCACCATATTTACGTAAGTTTGGTAAATTTACCGTACCGGATTTTATCGGCGATCGATATTATTCACAAACTGCCCGGACCGTAGCGGTTATCTGCGCAATATTCGTGTGCTTTACCTATGTTGCAGGTCAAATGCGCGGTGTAGGTGTCGTCTTCAGTCGCTTCTTGGAAGTCGATATTGTAACCGGTGTGGTTATTGGTATGGCTATCGTGTTTTTCTATACCGTTCTTGGTGGCATGAAGGGCATAACCTATACCCAAGTTGCACAGTACTGTGTATTGATTTTTGCTTACTTAGTACCAGCCGTGTTTATCTCAATTTTAGCAACTGGCCATGTATTACCTCAAACAGGCTTTGGGGCAACGTTAGCGGATGGTTCGGGGGTTTATCTGCTAGATAAGTTAGATGGATTATCGACCCAGCTCGGATTTAACGAATATACGTCCGGCACGAAGGGCACGTTCGATGTGTTCTGTATTACCGCTGCACTAATGGTTGGCACTGCGGGTTTACCGCATGTAATCGTACGCTTCTTTACTGTACCCAAAGTACGTGATGCACGTAAGAGTGCCGGTTGGGCGTTGTTATTCATCGCTATTTTGTATACCACTGCACCTTCTATTGCCGCGTTTGCTCGTGTCAACATGATAGAAACCATTAACGGTCCTTCCGTTAGTGACCAAGCAGGTACTGGTACACCACATAGTGAAGCGCCAAGCTGGATAACGAGCTGGGAGAAAACAGGCCTTATTTCTTGGGACGATAAAAACCAAGATGGCAATATGTTCTACTCAGGTGATGAACGTAATGAAATGCACGTGGATCGCGACATTATCGTCATGGCCAATCCAGAGATAGCGAATCTGCCAGCTTGGGTTATTGCATTAGTTGCCGCAGGTGGTATAGCAGCGGCACTTTCAACATCAGCAGGTTTATTGCTGGTTATCTCAACTTCTGTCTCGCACGATTTATTAAAGCGTAACTTGATGCCCAATATTTCAGATAAGAAGGAGTTGTTTTACGCACGATTGGCGGCAGGCGTTGCCATTGTTATCGCGGGATATTTCGGCGTCAATCCGCCCGGGTTTGTGGCCCAGGTGGTCGCCTTCGCGTTCGGCCTGGCAGCATCGTCTTTCTTCCCTGCTATAATTTTGGGAATATTCATGAAGCGTATGAATGACAAAGGCGCAATATCAGGCATGCTTGCAGGAATAGGGTTTACAGCGGCTTACATCATTTACTTTAAGTTCGTTAACCCTGCAGCCAATGTGTCAGAAAACTGGTGGTTCGGTGTCTCGCCTGAAGGTATAGGCGCAATCGGTATGTTGGTGAATTTCGCGGTTGCATTATTAGTCTTCAAAATGACCAAAGAGGCACCACAAGAAATTCAGCAATTAGTCGAGGATATTCGTTATCCAAAAGGTGCTGGGGAGGCCACAGCACATTAA
- a CDS encoding DUF4212 domain-containing protein, giving the protein MAFKNEEDKKAYWRENLALMAKLLVVWFVVSFGCGILLVDLLDQIQLFGFKLGFWFAQQGAIYVFVALIFIYMYKMNQLDKRYGVDEE; this is encoded by the coding sequence ATGGCATTTAAAAATGAAGAAGATAAAAAAGCATATTGGCGGGAAAATCTCGCTCTTATGGCAAAACTACTAGTCGTTTGGTTTGTCGTGTCCTTTGGTTGCGGTATTTTGCTGGTGGACTTACTCGATCAAATACAGCTCTTTGGCTTTAAGTTGGGCTTCTGGTTTGCTCAGCAGGGTGCAATTTACGTTTTTGTCGCGTTGATATTTATCTACATGTACAAAATGAATCAACTCGATAAGCGCTACGGCGTCGACGAAGAATAG
- a CDS encoding methyl-accepting chemotaxis protein — protein sequence MFKYLSIKNRLLIISIVPLVTLVTILLFIIVSQVTNLISTVEESAGKMLIESKKEELKNTVDLAYNSIKTIYNTDGDRSDAITLLQRLQFGKDGYIFGYDDKAVRLFNGSNEAGIGNSYVDFKDVNGIYLIRDLIAAGRSNKLGRGNEFVTYHFPRLGEKNAAAKLSYSIYFPRWKMMIGTGLYIDTIDNQVNIFSQYIDASRSDLITSVAVVSGVLLVVLVIIGLLLVRSILSPLNEVTQSIKELASGEGDLTRRLHIKDNYELGELASNLNELLATLQTIISNVLKISVSVRQSSEDLALQAKSIMALSAKQHNEIDQVATATTEMSETAHQVSINADNAASAAQLADSDGNKAMRNVEQSSYEMSDLIIELTKTGDVVTKVGGDVENISAVLLVIESIAGQTNLLALNAAIEAARAGEHGRGFAVVADEVRNLASKTQGSTEEIQEMISTLQSGSRAAVNVMSQSIQRSDETEKSISATALTLTEIAKSVALMRDLNVQIATAAQEQSIVGKEISRRIIDISSQTTDLSGIAVKNGETAESLRQKTTELEALVSQFKVSG from the coding sequence ATGTTTAAATATTTATCTATTAAAAATCGCCTACTCATCATATCTATTGTCCCGTTAGTTACTTTGGTTACGATACTATTATTTATTATCGTATCTCAAGTAACCAACCTAATAAGCACGGTCGAAGAATCAGCAGGAAAAATGCTGATCGAAAGCAAAAAAGAAGAACTAAAGAACACCGTAGATTTGGCCTACAACAGTATAAAAACAATATACAACACAGACGGCGATAGAAGCGATGCAATTACACTATTACAACGCCTTCAATTTGGTAAAGATGGATACATATTTGGCTATGATGATAAAGCAGTGCGCTTGTTTAATGGGTCAAATGAAGCAGGTATCGGTAATAGCTACGTTGACTTTAAAGATGTGAATGGCATTTATCTTATTCGCGATCTCATTGCGGCCGGTCGCTCGAATAAATTAGGGCGAGGGAATGAATTTGTTACCTATCATTTCCCTCGTTTAGGGGAAAAAAACGCTGCCGCAAAATTGTCCTATTCCATTTATTTCCCAAGATGGAAAATGATGATAGGGACAGGCTTGTATATAGATACAATCGATAATCAGGTTAATATATTCTCACAGTACATTGATGCATCACGCAGCGACTTAATCACATCAGTGGCGGTCGTTTCGGGAGTATTGCTCGTTGTACTTGTCATTATTGGACTGTTACTTGTTCGGTCTATACTGAGTCCCTTAAATGAAGTCACCCAATCGATAAAAGAGTTAGCAAGTGGTGAAGGAGATCTTACTCGTCGCTTACATATCAAAGACAACTACGAGTTAGGCGAGCTTGCCTCTAACCTTAACGAACTACTCGCCACCCTACAAACCATTATCAGCAACGTTCTTAAAATTAGCGTAAGTGTAAGACAAAGCAGTGAAGACCTGGCCTTACAAGCAAAATCTATTATGGCGTTAAGCGCTAAACAGCATAATGAAATAGACCAAGTTGCAACGGCCACCACTGAGATGTCAGAAACGGCTCATCAAGTTTCAATTAACGCAGATAACGCAGCATCGGCTGCCCAATTAGCCGACAGCGACGGAAATAAAGCGATGCGCAACGTAGAGCAAAGCAGCTACGAGATGTCCGACTTAATCATAGAACTGACTAAGACGGGAGACGTTGTAACAAAAGTTGGGGGTGACGTTGAAAATATAAGTGCCGTTTTATTGGTTATTGAAAGTATAGCCGGTCAAACCAATCTGCTCGCGTTAAACGCCGCAATTGAGGCTGCACGGGCGGGTGAGCATGGTCGTGGTTTCGCCGTAGTGGCCGATGAAGTTCGAAATCTTGCAAGTAAAACCCAGGGCAGTACCGAGGAAATACAAGAGATGATTTCCACGTTACAAAGTGGCTCTCGTGCTGCTGTAAACGTTATGTCACAAAGTATTCAACGTAGTGACGAAACGGAGAAAAGTATTAGTGCAACGGCGCTAACTCTGACAGAGATTGCAAAATCAGTCGCACTTATGCGTGATCTTAATGTTCAGATCGCCACCGCGGCCCAAGAACAAAGCATCGTTGGAAAAGAGATCAGTCGCCGTATCATTGATATTTCAAGTCAAACGACGGACTTAAGCGGAATTGCGGTGAAAAATGGAGAAACTGCCGAAAGTCTAAGGCAAAAAACAACCGAGCTCGAAGCACTCGTTAGTCAATTCAAGGTATCCGGATAG
- a CDS encoding PAS-domain containing protein — translation MALGWMVLAIVYLMGLFWIAKWGDGNSSLAKRISSHPAIYSLALAIYCTAWTFFGSVGEASRATWDYLPIFLGPMLLYLFGYRFLRKLIAVSKRQHITTIADFISSRYGKRQTIALLVTLIALLATIPYIALQLKAVGSAFLMVSGQTHAEWVVLGATSFIALFAIYFGTKHTDVTEYRRGLMVAISFESVIKLCALIAVASFGYLAYSSQSTTPLLAAFTTLEALDNIGSFSFVAQTLMAAGAVVCLPRQFHVAIVDNLKLSHLKTARWLFPLYLLCIAVLIPIISAAGDEMFRNSAQEPDTYVLGLAMNSGSMLLQMLVFVGGLSAATAMIIVATLTLSTMLTNDVILPKMLAEHRSSAMPPSFTKRILLIRRSVIAAILFLAYLYYQQMTDSRSLASIGLIAFSLVIQLLPAIVGGLYWKRGHAQGVYAGLMVGIGSWVLWLMLPLINDSGQSFMLNDTINAVAIYSLIANALTYVLFSYVADVRLIDRIQAEAFVTKTDDKAKHHNTPSTHTTVEDLQTLLSTFLGEKRCRQLLSDYQTRNGHILNPAESASEEFVHFSERALGGVIGASSAKALVDSAISGKKLNFEEVVNFFDDTTQAIQFNMSALVASLESLEQGISVIDRDLNLVAWNKSYLALFSYPANMIRVGRPIEDLVRYNAQRGECGSGDVEYLVQKRLEHMRKGTSHRFLRQRSDGRTLEMIGTPLPGGGFVTSFNDVTEHIETQHALKEANIDLENRIQKRSQEVHTINEELRSEIQRRAQAETQLVSARKVAEQANASKTRFLALASHDILQPLNAAKLYLGALQEAELTSDARQTVGKLSNSIQASEALIATLLDIARLDQGELQPEFNAINIREVLEPLLAEFELIAEQKGLQLRARITELWVKTDRTYLYRIIQNFLSNAVKYTDNGGVLLSVRIRDKKVLFEVFDTGSGIEPEQLSKIFGDFYRISGNQQQGVGLGLGVVQRLSSILDANLQVRSRVNRGSCFSIQLPHCEPVKAKTIVRANKVGFHELKVLCVDDQIQNLDALKTLLDKWKVTAVCEQTPKAALAAIKHFTPDVILMDFQLSSDIDGLALISLLREELSEHKQGRVPAILVTANIEASLIERCHEQDCGYLSKPVKPAKLRALLQAAQAEVARQ, via the coding sequence ATGGCGTTAGGTTGGATGGTATTAGCCATTGTCTATTTAATGGGGCTATTTTGGATTGCTAAATGGGGGGATGGAAACTCCTCTCTGGCTAAACGTATCAGTTCACATCCCGCCATATACTCATTGGCGTTAGCGATATATTGCACAGCCTGGACGTTTTTTGGCTCTGTAGGTGAGGCATCGCGAGCTACTTGGGATTATTTGCCGATATTCCTTGGCCCGATGTTGCTCTATCTATTTGGTTATCGTTTTTTACGTAAACTTATAGCTGTCAGTAAACGTCAACATATTACCACTATTGCCGATTTCATTTCTTCTCGTTACGGAAAACGACAAACCATTGCTTTATTGGTAACCTTGATCGCGCTATTGGCTACTATTCCCTACATTGCGTTGCAACTTAAAGCGGTTGGTTCGGCATTTTTAATGGTCTCAGGGCAAACCCATGCGGAATGGGTTGTATTGGGGGCGACGTCCTTTATCGCTTTATTTGCCATTTATTTTGGCACCAAACATACCGACGTCACTGAATACCGCCGCGGTCTAATGGTGGCGATATCCTTTGAATCAGTGATAAAGCTGTGTGCTTTAATTGCGGTAGCTAGTTTCGGATATTTAGCTTATTCATCGCAATCTACTACTCCTTTACTTGCTGCATTCACCACACTCGAAGCACTAGATAATATAGGGTCTTTTTCTTTTGTAGCGCAAACTTTAATGGCGGCCGGTGCGGTTGTATGCCTACCTAGGCAATTTCACGTTGCCATTGTTGATAATCTCAAGTTAAGCCATCTAAAAACAGCACGTTGGCTATTTCCCCTCTACCTGCTGTGTATTGCGGTACTCATTCCGATTATATCTGCCGCAGGCGATGAAATGTTTCGCAATTCAGCGCAAGAGCCGGACACTTATGTTTTAGGCCTTGCCATGAATAGCGGCAGCATGTTGCTGCAAATGTTGGTGTTTGTAGGGGGATTATCTGCAGCTACAGCGATGATCATTGTCGCCACCCTGACCTTGAGCACCATGTTAACCAACGACGTAATTTTACCCAAAATGTTGGCTGAGCATCGAAGTTCAGCCATGCCGCCAAGCTTTACTAAACGTATTTTATTGATCCGCCGTTCGGTCATCGCGGCCATTTTATTCTTGGCTTATTTATATTATCAACAAATGACCGACAGTCGATCCCTTGCCTCTATTGGTTTAATCGCGTTTTCGCTCGTTATTCAGTTATTACCGGCTATTGTGGGCGGCTTATACTGGAAACGTGGACATGCACAAGGTGTATATGCTGGGTTAATGGTTGGTATAGGTTCATGGGTACTATGGCTGATGCTGCCCTTAATTAACGACTCTGGTCAAAGTTTTATGCTAAACGACACTATAAATGCGGTTGCCATTTATAGTTTAATTGCGAATGCGCTAACCTATGTATTGTTCTCGTATGTAGCCGATGTACGCTTGATTGATCGTATCCAAGCGGAAGCATTTGTAACTAAAACAGATGACAAAGCCAAGCATCATAATACCCCATCTACTCACACCACCGTCGAAGACTTACAAACGTTACTGAGTACATTTTTAGGTGAAAAACGCTGTCGACAACTACTTAGCGATTATCAAACACGTAACGGTCACATCCTTAACCCCGCCGAATCAGCAAGTGAAGAATTTGTGCACTTTAGTGAGCGGGCATTAGGAGGTGTTATTGGTGCATCATCTGCTAAAGCATTAGTCGACAGTGCTATCAGTGGTAAAAAACTCAATTTCGAAGAAGTCGTCAATTTTTTTGATGATACGACCCAAGCGATTCAATTCAATATGAGCGCCTTAGTCGCTTCTCTTGAAAGTCTTGAGCAAGGCATAAGCGTGATAGACCGCGATCTCAATTTAGTCGCTTGGAATAAAAGCTACTTAGCGCTTTTTAGCTACCCAGCAAATATGATCCGGGTCGGACGCCCTATCGAAGATTTAGTCAGATATAACGCACAGCGCGGCGAGTGCGGCTCAGGAGATGTTGAGTATTTGGTGCAAAAACGGCTTGAACATATGCGTAAAGGCACCAGCCATCGATTCTTGCGTCAACGCAGCGACGGACGGACACTAGAGATGATTGGCACACCATTGCCTGGCGGTGGCTTTGTTACCAGTTTCAATGATGTAACTGAGCACATAGAAACGCAACATGCCCTTAAAGAAGCCAACATCGATTTAGAAAATCGAATTCAAAAGCGTAGTCAAGAAGTGCACACCATCAATGAGGAATTGAGGTCTGAAATACAAAGACGCGCCCAAGCAGAAACACAATTGGTCAGCGCAAGGAAGGTCGCCGAACAAGCCAATGCCAGTAAAACACGTTTTTTAGCCCTCGCCAGTCACGATATATTACAACCCTTGAATGCGGCTAAACTATATCTTGGCGCGCTACAAGAAGCAGAGTTAACGAGCGATGCACGCCAAACTGTAGGTAAGTTATCAAACAGTATTCAAGCTAGTGAAGCACTCATCGCCACGTTACTGGATATCGCCCGACTCGATCAAGGTGAGCTTCAACCAGAATTCAATGCAATAAATATACGCGAGGTACTCGAACCTTTGTTAGCGGAGTTTGAACTGATCGCAGAACAAAAAGGTTTGCAACTTCGCGCTCGAATAACAGAACTCTGGGTTAAAACAGACCGCACATACCTGTATCGAATTATACAAAATTTTTTATCAAATGCAGTTAAGTATACCGATAACGGTGGGGTACTTTTGTCCGTGAGAATACGGGATAAAAAGGTTCTATTTGAAGTATTTGATACCGGCTCAGGTATAGAGCCTGAGCAACTAAGTAAAATTTTTGGTGATTTCTATCGTATTAGTGGCAACCAACAGCAAGGTGTGGGCTTAGGGCTAGGTGTCGTGCAGCGTCTTTCAAGTATTTTAGATGCAAATTTGCAGGTTCGCTCTCGCGTTAATCGCGGAAGTTGCTTCAGCATCCAATTGCCACATTGTGAGCCAGTTAAAGCAAAAACGATTGTACGAGCTAACAAAGTAGGATTTCATGAATTAAAGGTCCTTTGTGTCGATGATCAAATACAAAATCTAGACGCCTTAAAAACGTTACTCGATAAGTGGAAAGTCACCGCTGTTTGTGAACAAACGCCTAAAGCGGCATTGGCTGCAATCAAACACTTCACACCTGATGTAATCTTAATGGATTTTCAACTTAGCAGTGATATAGATGGATTAGCGCTTATTAGCTTATTGCGCGAGGAACTTAGTGAACACAAGCAAGGTCGGGTTCCAGCAATTTTGGTAACCGCTAATATCGAGGCAAGCCTAATAGAACGTTGCCATGAGCAAGACTGTGGATATTTATCTAAACCGGTAAAACCGGCTAAATTGAGGGCGTTGCTGCAGGCGGCTCAAGCTGAAGTTGCGAGGCAATAA
- a CDS encoding response regulator transcription factor: MITLLVADDHPLYRDALRGALTMSFSELTLLEAADLMQTVALLEQHNDVDLLLLDLHMPGSGDLFGLIHIRKLFPDLPVAVVSGLEDAAIITKVINLGALGFVPKTTGAAQIAHAVTSMLEGDIWLPESYAGDGVELDNEFAELADKIASLTPAQYKVLCYMRDGLLNKQIAYNLDIATATVKAHVTAIFKKLHINNRTQAVLIASQLQLEPPAATPSI, from the coding sequence ATGATAACGCTACTTGTTGCAGATGATCACCCTTTGTACCGTGATGCTTTACGCGGTGCTTTAACGATGTCTTTCAGTGAGTTAACGCTTTTAGAAGCGGCTGATTTGATGCAAACGGTAGCGTTGTTAGAGCAACATAACGATGTTGACTTACTGCTACTTGATCTACATATGCCAGGTAGCGGTGATTTGTTTGGCTTGATCCATATTCGAAAATTGTTTCCCGACTTGCCGGTGGCTGTGGTCTCAGGATTAGAGGACGCAGCCATTATTACCAAGGTAATTAACCTTGGAGCGCTTGGCTTTGTGCCCAAGACGACGGGCGCTGCACAAATTGCCCATGCAGTAACGAGCATGCTTGAAGGTGATATTTGGTTACCAGAAAGTTATGCCGGTGATGGTGTGGAATTAGACAATGAGTTTGCTGAATTAGCAGACAAAATCGCTAGCTTAACGCCAGCTCAGTACAAGGTGCTATGTTATATGCGTGACGGATTACTCAATAAGCAAATTGCTTATAATCTGGATATTGCTACCGCTACCGTAAAAGCTCATGTCACCGCCATTTTCAAAAAATTACATATTAACAATCGTACCCAAGCTGTACTTATTGCCTCGCAACTTCAGCTTGAGCCGCCTGCAGCAACGCCCTCAATTTAG